CGGTAGGCGGCAGCTCCTTCCTCCTTGGATCTGTGCTTGCTGGTGAAGTGCCACAGAGAAACAAACTTGGAGTCTGAAACTGAACTGGGTAACAAAGAGTAAGGGATGTGGGTGGCCATGAGAGGATCGAATTGAAATTCAAAACCGCAGATGGCATTAATGGCGTACCGAAGGGGAGTGGttgaaaataagggaaagaagaTGATGCCCACTTTTGAATGTTTACATCAACATCCCAGTAGACACTGTAGTTGCCTTCAACATTCTCAAAGATGCCTCCAAAGCTATCGCCAAGATTATTGGTAAACCAGAATTTGTTAAGTACCCATTGACCCACCACCTCCTAATTCGTAATCTTCATGCACTTATTTTTGTGCTATTGGTTTCCTTCTATTTCTTGTTGTTAGCTCTTTTCTTTTTTGCATAATAGCGATACATTGACttgaaattgttcaaaattaCTCTTCCAACCTAAAACTCTTTTGCTGATACTTCATTTGCCCACTTCAAGCTCTGCTGCTGTAGTATTTTTCTTGTTGACGTTTCACTTGGAGCAAAATTTGTTATCAAACTCTGACAGTGGATAGGGCCATGCCATCTTTGCATTCTTGCCTTGAACTATTTCCTTACAATGATTCATATGACAATGAATTTTAAGAATTCTTTTCTATTCCAATTACATGACAAAATATAACTTATTTGCTAtttcaaacttcaattaatttattaattcggttaaattcggttaaccgaattacccgaaaagatAATTCAGTCGGGTTCGGTTCAGTGAGGCCCAGCAGTTTGGTTGGTTCGGTTAAGAGCATTCTTTAACCAAAaatttcagttaattcggttaattaactgaatttggccgaaccgatcgtttgctcacccctaaggCAAcccacttgttttttttttttgtttttttgttttttttcctttaagTCTTTAGGTTGTACATTGTAGGGTTTGTTGGAGTTTAGAGTCCTTAGAGTAGGTCTTAGGATAGTGTCTCTGTCTAGGGTGTGACTAGGGCTTCCTTGGGTGTGACCAAGTCCACCCCTTATGGTCTTGAGTTAGGAAAATATACCCCTTTTCACAGAATGGTTCGACTAGGGTGTGACCAACACTACTACAGGTGCGACCTGGCGAGCCTTGGTGACTGTTGACCTTCTGAATTCCAGAGGGGCTTGACTAAGGCTTGACCAACATTGCAGTGAGGCGTGACTTGGTCGAGGGTTTATTTCCCTGATTCAGTTAGGGGTGCAACTAGGGCGTGACCAGGCCAACTAGTGGTGCGACTTGGTCAAACTTGTAAAAACTCATTTTAAGACACTTTTTCTGTGAAGCCCTAACTCgattttctcttatcttcttGCACGTCCTCTCACTGCACACACCCTTGACCTAGTCGCCCCGGCCTCCTCGACTTCCAAAGACCATCTTTAGTGTCCTTTTCACCTTCGACGACCCTACTTAGCCGATTTCCTTCCTCCATTCCTCATGAAAGGTTCTCCATCTACACATAAGATTCATTCGGAGGTATTGTCCCTTCATCGTCCTCTTTTATCGCATGTTTTGCACCTACTTCTGGCCTCTGTTAATCATGATGCACCGCTATGACTCTCGGGCTACTTCTAAGAAGCCCCAATCATCCCGTGCCACTGCCAAACGGAAGAGAGTCAAGGACCAGCCCGATGATACATCTTCTTCCGGGTCCAATCAAATCCCCCCTTCTCAGCTGAAGAAGAGGGGTTGGGTGGCTCAAAGCAAGAAGGCATAGAAAAGCAGGGGGAAGAGGGCTCAGAGGATGACCCTTGCAGACTATGATTTTCAGCCGATGTACATGTTCTAGCTCAAGGAGACTTGAGCCCACCTATATAGAAAATACTACATCGAGTTCCTCAAGAGGAGGAAGATGGACCATTACATGACCTCGCCCACCACCACTTATTATCCAGCATTGGTGCGGGAGTTCTACCAGAACATGCAACACAATCCCACAACAAGCATTTGGCTCACTGAGGTTCAGGGCATTGCATTCGAGCTGTCATCAACTTTAATTGAGAGGGCATGGTCCCATAAAGAGGCTGATGATGTTCCCTGGGAGGCGATTGAATCAACGGATGTCCACCAGATCATACACCATATGTTTTATGGCCCGTACTATAATGGTGGCAACATACAGAGGGGGGCGTGCGCAGTGAGGAACTGCCTACCCGATTACTGACTCCTCTTGGACCTCATCTTGTAGCGCAATAATTGTGCGTTCGGGTACCACTCTGAGCAGTGCGACATCCACCTGCAGGTACTCTACGCAGTCCATCGAAATATGAGAGTGgatatcacatgactcatcatgGATGATATGACCACGTTCTACGATAGGAATGTGAAGCATTCTAGGCTGACGAAGCCTATGCGAGTTCAGAGCGCAGTCAGCCATCTAGGGAGCCCAACGGGCCCCTCATTCCTTATGCCCAGCTTGTCATGATGATCTTGTTGAGGAAGAAGATCAACTTGGGTGATCTTGACACACACATTATTATCTGCGAGGTCACCAATGAGAAAACATAGAGCCGGAGCCTGAAGTTTGTGGCCTTGTTGAGATTGAAGGTGAATAGGTGGGTGCCCATTGAGGGTGAGGAGGGGACCAAATATATAGTCCCACCTTCCCACCTCGATTTTGAGGAGCCAGCACATTCTCATGTGCCTCTACGATGCAGAGctcccaagaagaagaagagggcgACTATTGAGCCATGTACCTTGGCTGCTGCACCACCAAAGGCGGCACCTTCTCCGCATACTTCCACCACTGTGCCTTAGGTAGGGGATAACTTGAGCCATCTATGCCAACATTTTAAAGATTTGAGGTCAGAGGTGTAGCACGAGTTGGCAAAGACCAGGACTGAGATTAGGCATGGATTGAGGGTGATTTTTTAGGCACTTCTAGTCTGTTTCCTGCATTTGTTAGAGTCCTTCAGTTTTGAGAGATTCGTAGCTCCTTCACCCCTACTTGCACCAGCTGAGGCATCTTCAGTCCCCACCCCCAGGCCTACAACATCTCCAGCTTCGCCATCTCCAATTGTCATCGCTCTGAGGGTTGCTATTTTACCTACACCTCCATCACCGGCTCCTCAACCATAGCCATCTCCATTGCCAGCGCCATAGGCTGCTACGCCTCAACCATCTCCATCGCCAGCCCCTCAGTCTCCTGTGCCTCAGTATTCATGCCCTTCCCCATCTACTAGCCCGATTATGATGATTAATATCGAGTCTTCGAGCACGAGTGGGACAGACATTCCTATTGAAAAGGCTCCTACACCAGCCATTACTTTAGCAGGCGAGGCCCAATCCTCCATGAGTACTCCTACTCCCATGGATATGCCACCCACTATAGAGCCACCCACAAAGCTAGCTGATATTGCTTTATCTCCGATTGTAGCCATAGAGCCTCCGGTGGTGAAGCATGTCTGGCCAAAATCTTCCATGATGATGGTGCTCATTTTGCCCATTGATGTCACTAAGCACTCCTTCTACATTGTTACACCTCCTAACCCTAGCTTGAGATACGCAATGGTGCATCTGTATAGAGACATGGCCACAAGCATGGCACCCGCATCATCTGCTCCCATCACTGGTACATCCTCCACTGCTCCAGCCTCTCGTGCACCACCTACTACCCCAGCCGCTCCTGCGTCTCTTGCTACTTTTGCAGCCCCTGAGTCATCGgctatgttggccttacaaggcttaacatcctgttttgatgctaacaaatgagtagaacttaacatgctttgtttagtgatgtcttttcaggactcaatgatgaatgcaaggttaaagaattcatgaaaacttatatttcaaagaaggatgatcaatatgaaccttaaagcatggattcaaaaatagattcaaagataaagcttgatgATCATGAGAGAATAAGGATTAAAGAGAaattgatgaaagctcaaagagagacgaagcaagtataaagacgtcaaggaattcaagaattgaattttgaaagagtctataggaaatttcttgtaagtactttaaataatttcaatatagatgcatgaaacttttaggttaatttattggacctagataccttttaacatacttggaaaatatttttataaggtccaaaattgtttcagaaaggttagaatcatttttggaatgaaaaacaccaaaaatgggattttccaaatgctgttaatttttctacatccgcattgaggtgcatttgtCTCTATCCAAAACccattattttaaattttgttaaacatgaaagttttggtattttctcttagctttcgtttgaaaCCAAGAGCGTCAAATTTAGAGTTACACAAAAAAGGTAAtaaccaaaatactaaagggtgttcGAAGATGACAGCTTGACAGTCGCCTGTCAGTTCTTACAGGCGACTGCTAGTGAAATTTGAGGCATCTGTCTGAGTTCAGTTAGGCGACTAACACCCTAATACTCCTTTAAATTAACTAGACAGGCAAC
This window of the Malania oleifera isolate guangnan ecotype guangnan chromosome 6, ASM2987363v1, whole genome shotgun sequence genome carries:
- the LOC131158626 gene encoding uncharacterized protein LOC131158626; protein product: MMINIESSSTSGTDIPIEKAPTPAITLAGEAQSSMSTPTPMDMPPTIEPPTKLADIALSPIVAIEPPVVKHVWPKSSMMMVLILPIDVTKHSFYIVTPPNPSLRYAMVHLYRDMATSMAPASSAPITGTSSTAPASRAPPTTPAAPASLATFAAPESSAITIQYGALETGALPGNNSITNFTSRSRALPSPAPQPSPLGSYIVIVDIATSNARDTTVLHEAAASLVATSARGDESPECPPMPNVAQPTTEISPSSSLIEATKHPGEESIFPNPLITMSLMTILILPINVI